Genomic window (Armatimonadota bacterium):
CACGAAATCGTTGCCGATCCCGTGCATCTTCGTGAACTTCATCCGTAGAGTCTTATTCCTCTTCGGCGCGCGGAGGTTCCTCGTCGTGGTGGGCCCTGTGCCCGCCGCTACTGATCTGCTTTGCCGGCACGACGCTGGTGATGGCATGTTTATAGACGAGCTGGGTCGGTTTTCCTGGCGTGTCCAAGAGGACTGTAAAGGCGTCGAATCCCCTTACTTGCCCTCGCAACTGTACGCCGCCCATAAGATAGATCGTGACTCCGATCCCTTCCTTTCGAACCTGGTTCAGAAACATGTCTTGGAGGTTGATCGCTTTTCCCATTTTTGTTTTCTTTTGACCTCACAGGAGTTGTAAGACATCTAAGACGGCCCTTCCGACTGCACGGTCGTCGAAACCTTCGGTTCCGATCGCCGTTAACAGGGGTTCGGTCCGCAACCACGTCCTTTGACGCTTGGCATAGCGCCTGGTCTGCTGTGCTATGGTCGCCACCGTTTCCTGCCGCGTCGAACGCCCTCTTAGAAAACGTGCGACGGATTGATACCCGATAGCGCGGAACGATGGTGCGGTTTCTGGGACGCCACTTGCCAGGAGGCCCTCGACTTCTTCGGGCCATCCCGCGTCCCACATCCGTCCCACCCGCTCGGAAAGCGCCGTTTCGAAGCCCGGCACGGGCGGTTCGAGAGCCACCTTTTTCTTCCTGAAGCCGGGCAACCTGACGTGGATCGGCTCTTCCGACGACAACGACCGTTCGAGCGCGCGCCGGACGCGGACGGGGTTCGCGAGGTCGACGCCCTCGGCGCGCCCCGACCGTCTCAAGTCCTCGACGAGCGCCTCCAGGCCTTCCTCCTGTTCGCGGCGGACGAGACGTGACCGGAGGTCCGGGTCGGGAGCCGCCGACATGTCCGCGTACTCTTCGAACAGGGCCCGGACGTACAGCCCGGTCCCTCCGACGACGATCACGTTCCGCCCCTCTTGATAGGCGTCCTCGAGGATGCGGAGCGCCAGCCGCACCCACTGTCCGAGCCCGAAGCCCTCCGTCGGTCCGACCACATCGATCAGGCGGTAACGCGAACGGTCGTTCGGCTTGTTCGTGCCGATGTCCAGTCCGCGATAGACCTGGAACGCGTCCGCGTTGAGGAGGAGGGCGTCCGTCTTTTCGGCGAGGACTTCGGCGACCGGGCTCTTGCCCGAGCCGGTCGGCCCCATCACCGCCAAAAGGAACGGGCTCACTTCTTGACGAGCTTCACGCCGTTGGTCTTGACCTTGTCGTTGCTCGCGTCGATCTCGTTCTTGAAGGTCTGCTGGCCGACCTTCTTCTCCTTGGTATAGACGCCCGTCACCGAAACCTTCGTGCCGTCCTTGAGCTTCACGTCCGGACGGTTCCGAAGATAGACGTTGACCTTGCCCGACGCGTCCTTCACGACGAACAGCGTGTACGGTTTCTTCGAGGTCTTGCTCGTCCGTTCTTCGTACTTCTCGACGGTACCGACGACCGTGACCGTCTTCTTGTCGAACTTCGCCAGGTCGACGGTCTTGACGACCGTGGCGGACTTGGACTGGAAGGCCAGGACGAGGGTGGACACGAGCACTGCGGTCATGTCCGGCAGGATACCAACGTCCGAGGAACCGCGCCTGAGGAGCCGACGTCCAGGTCCGGCCCCTGGATTCCTGAACTACAATGAAGCGTCATGACGGAACGCGAAAAGACCGCGCACGTCCTGAGGCGGTTCGGGCTAGGGGCAGGCAGGGCGGAACTGGCGCGCTACGAAAGGCTCGGCTGGGAGAAGACTCTCGACGCCTTGCTCGGCGAAAGCAAGACGGACGAGAAGTTCCCTGTCAGCCCGTACGAGTTCGTCGCGCAACCCAAGGGCAACCTGGAACCCAACTCGGGCAATATGGCGAACTGGTGGGCGCTCAGGCTCGTCATGACGCGCCGTCCCATGACGGAGAAGCTCGCGGTCTTCTGGCACGACCACTTCGCGATCGATGCCGAGAAGGTCGGTGAAGCGCCGACGATGCTCGGCTACTTGGACGTGCTCCGCAAGCACGGGAAAGCCAAGTTCCGCGACCTCTTGCACGCCGTCGTCAAGCAAGGCGCGCTCCTCGTCTACCTCGACAACCACACGAGCAACCGTATCCACCCCAACGAGAACTTCGCCCGCGAACTCTTCGAACTGTTCACGTTAGGGATCGGGAACTACACGGAGCAAGACGTCAAGGAGGCGGCACGGGCGTTCACCGGATGGTCGGTCCACTACCTGGGGACGGGCCAGAGCACGAAGTACGACCAGCTCCGGGAACGTGCGACCCGGAACAAACTCTCGCTTTACAACTTCTGCGACTGCCCTGCGATCCACGACGACGGGGTCAAGACCGTTCTTGGAAAGACCGGGCGATGGACCGGGGACGACGTCCTCGACATCGCGGCCCGCCATCCGGCGACGGCCAAGTTCGTCTGCACCAAGCTCTGGACGTTCTTCGCGACCCCAGACCCCGACCCGCGCGCCATCGAAGGCTTGATCAAGGTGTGGCAGAAGACCGACGGTGACATCGCGGCCGTCCTCCGCGCCATCGCCCAGTCCAAGGAGTTCTGGTCGGCCTCGTGCGTCCGACAAATGCCGAAAAGCCCTCTCGACTTCACGGCAGCACTTTTCCGCAACCTTGACCTCGGATCCACGCTTCTCACGCTGCGGGGCGAACCGTTCACCGAATTCACGCCTATGAAGAAAGAGGTGCGAGACGCAGGTAGCAACGTCAATTATCTGATGCGGCGACAAGGCCTCCACCTGCTCTTCCCTCCGAACGTGAACGGCTGGGACTGGGGCGCGTCGTGGATCACGGCCCAGAACGTCGTCTACCGTCTTCAACACGCCAACCAGCTCTTCGCTTCGGGCGGCAAGGACAGGCCCCTCGCGGTCAAAGCGGCGACCCTGGCCGGCGCCACGACCGCCACGACCGAGAAGGAGTTCGTCCAAGGACTGGCCGACGTCCTCGACGCGCCCCTTTCTCAGGCCATGCTGGACCGACTGGCGGCCGAATGCACCGCCCAAGGCGGGCTCGCAGCGCTCAAAAACCCGGCTGGCACGGCCAAGGTCGTCGCCCGGCTCGCCCACCTGATGTTCGCCGTGCCCGAGTTCCAACTCTGCTGAACGGAAAGCCCCCTCCCCGTGTGCAGGGAAGGGTTCATGCCCCGAACATGAGGAGGGGGTCGGCGGTGGAGCGTCCCGCCGAGTCCGCATGCGGCGCACCCGAACAGTCTTAACTGGAGTCAGGAAAGCCTCTCTCGGGGCTCACTCCACGACGATCGTCCCTAGGATTCCGAGCCCCGTTTGCTCGCCTGTCGAAGGTCGCACGAAGCGGCAAGCGAGCGAGTAGCCCGCCGGTTCCAACGGCAGGAAGGACTGCAACGGCTCTTCGACGAAGGGCACGAACGCCGCCGCCACGTACTGGTTTCCGGGCAGGCGCTTCGGGTTCGGAAGCCGTTGCACCATCAGTTCCGCCAGTTCGTCCGGCCCGGTCGGGCCGAGCGCGGTCCAGAGCACTCCGCCCGCCGTCGCCTGTGCGAGAAGCGGCGGCGCCTCGAACAGGAAGGTGCCGGAAGGCGGGGTGCGCGGCGGGTCGGCGCCAGGCTGCACCTGGAGGAGCTTGGTCGTCAGCATCGTGAAAGCGTTGTAGGCGGCCGGGGCATAGGTGTGTCCGTTGACCGGGTTCCGTCGGACGAGCTTGCCCGCATAGTCGCGCCAGGCGGCCACTTCCTCGAGCGTCAAGTCCTGCCACAGCGCGGCGGCTTTCCGGAGGCGCTCGTTCCCTTCCCGCTGGGCCGGGGTCAGCGCTTTGGCGAAGACGGGCCGACGCCGCACGCCGAGGCCGCTGCGCGTCTGCACGACGACCATCTGGTCCAGCCGCCCTCGGACCGAATCGAAGACCACGCCCGTCCTAGCTCGTGCCATACCGTGATTCTCGGCAGGCAGGCGTCGTGGCCTCAGGCGACTTTCCGGCGTCTCAGAGGCCTCTTTCAGGCGCCTTAAAGCGGTTAAGGGGCCTGAGAGAAGCCTCTTGAGGGCTTCGAAGCCTCCCCAAAAGACGCCGTCCGTAACGCCGGCCCGCCACGAGCCGGACAGGCCGCCGCGGGAGCACCGTCCCGGGATCCTGGGCGGCGGCCTCGCTGCCGCCAAGGCTCGTCGGACGCCCGATCCTGGCTCTGCGTCGGCGACCACGGGCCTCCATCCGACCATCGCCGGGCATCGTGGCCACTGGAATGTACAATGGTCCTCATTCTCCCCACAAGGATCCCAAAGCCGTGATCACAGAACCCCAGCTTGCGACCGCGACCCCCGAAGAGGAAAGCCGCTTCCTCGAAGGCGTCAAGGCTTTCGTCGATTCCTACGTCCTGCCCAACACCCGGGCTTGGGAAGCGGACAGGCTCCCCGACGACGTGTTCCGACGTTCGGCCGAGGCCGGACTGCTCGGCATCACCGTCCCCAAAAGCTTCGGCGGGCACGGCATGAGCTGCTCGGCGTACTGCGAAGCGATGCGGCTCCTGGCCCACGGCGATCCGGCCCTCTGCATGAACCTGGCAGCGATCAACGCGCTCTGCCTCGGGCACCTCGTCAAGCTGACGACCGCGGAGCAACGCGACAAATACCTCGCCAAAGCCGTCTCGGGCGAGTTGGAACTCGCTTGGGGGCTCACCGAACCGGACGCCGGCTCCGACGCCCGGCGCGTCCGCACGATGGCGACCCCCATCGAAGGAAAGCCTGGATGTTTCCACCTCAACGGCCAAAAGATGTTCATTACGAACGGCGGCCGCGCGGACCTCATCATTACGATCGCCCGCACGGGCGAAAAGGAGCTCAGCGCCTTCCTCGTCGAGACCGACCAGCCCGGCTTCCGCCTCGGAGAACGGATCCCGACGATCGGCGTCCGGGCGTCTTGGACGTCGCAGTTCACCCTCGCGGACGCGGTCGGCTGGCACACGCCGTGCACCTTCGAAGAAGCGATCAGCTTCCTCGGCCAAGGCCGCCTCGGCATCGCCGCCATGGCCCTCGGGATCGCCGAAAAAGCCCATGAACTGGCCGTCAAGTACAGCATGCAGCGGGAACAGTTCAACAGAAGGCTCTGCGACATGCAGAGCGTCCAGAACATGATCGCGGACAGCGAGACGGAGATCGAAGCGGCCCGGTTGCTCGTCGAAAAAGGCGCCAAGCTGTTCGACGCTGGTAAGGACGTCACGAAGGCGGCGGCGATGGCCAAGCTCTATGCGAGCGAAACGTCCAACCGCGCCACCAACAGGGCTCTCCAGATCCATGGCGGTCGGGGCATGACGTTCGAGTACCTGGTCGAGAAGCTCTGGCGCGACGCCAAGCTCACCGAGATCGGCGAGGGATGCAGCGAGATCCAACGGCTCGTGATCGCCAAACAGGTCTGCCGCTGACGGCCCGGTCGGTTCCGAGAAGGCTCTTCCATGTAACATGAGAGCCTTCTTATGTACAAACTCCTCCGGAACTTGCACAAGGTTTCTGGTCTGGTGGGGTCCCTGTTTCTGGTGACCATCTCCGTGACCGGGTTCATCCTCGCCCTCAAGGCCCAACTGCCGAACGTCCGACCGGCCACACAGAAGGGCGCGAAGATCGAACGCCTTTCGGAAGCCGTCCATCCTTCGGTCGCCCTCGACGCGGCCTTCGGGGTCGGCCTTCCGCTCCTCGCAAAGCTCGAGGACGTCGACCGCTTCGAATACCACGCCGGAAAGAACGTCTACAAGATCCACAGCGTCGCCGGATACCACGAAGTCCAAGTCGACGGCGGGTCGGGCAAAGTGCTTCAGGTCGGACGCCGGAACGACCAGTTCATGGAGGACGTCCACGACCTCAGTCTTTTCCATCCGGCGCTACGGGAGGTCGTGCTGCCTGTGATCGGCGTCGTCCTCTTCTTTCTCGGAGTCTCCGGCGTCGTGATGTACTTCGTGCCTGTCGCCCGCCGGATCAAACACCGTCGGTCGGTGCCGGCCGTCCGCGTGTGAGCAGGTCCAGGGCGACGTCGACCAGCGGGACGTGCGGCATCCGACCGATCTCCGACGGCGAGAAATAGCCGCAGAGGTCGGTCGAGCCGTCTTCCTCGGCCCTTGGCCGGCCCTCCGCCACCGTCACGCGGTACACCACGCGGACCGCGTGATAGTCGGTCTCGTCCCGCACGATCAGCTCGTCGTGCGCGTCCCATAGTTCGGCCTGCTCGACGGTCAGTCCCGTCTCTTCGGCGATCTCGCGCCTGAGAGCGGCGAGAAGGTTTTCGCCGAAGTCGATGCCGCCGCCCGGCAACGTCCACTGTCCGACGGCCGCCTCGCCGGGGCCGAGGCGACAGAGCAACATCCGTCGCTCGGCATCGAGGACGATCCCGTAACAAGCGACCCGGGTGACGTGTCGTCGTTCGGCCAAGCCGCCAGTCTAGCCGACGCGTCAGTAACCGAGCCTGGGGTCGACGGGCTTCACGGGGACACCTTCCGAGACGTCTTGAAGCAGCGCGATCAACGCACGGGTGCGGAGGGTCTCGGTGTCGTCTCCGTCACCGCCCCGATGGGGGCTCATGACGACATTGTCCAGTTCTGCAAAGGGAAACTCGGACGGAGCGACGTCCCGGTCCCCGTCTTGGGGATAGCGGTACCACGTGTCGATCCCGGCTGCGAAGAGGGTGCCGTCGCGGCAGGCGTCGTAGAGGTCGCGCTCGACCACGACCGCCCCCCGGCTGACGTTGACGAGCAACCTCGGTTCACGGAGAAGGCGGATGCGCCGGGCGTCGACGAGGCCGTCCGTCTCGGCCGTCAGCGGTACGCAAAGTACGAGCGCGTGCGACCGTGCCAGTTCGTCGTCGAGAGCGTCGGCCCCCACGTGCCCGTCTCCGGCCGATCGGGCGATCCCGACGGTCTCCATGCCCAGCGCCTGCAATGCGGCCGCGACCCTCCGTCCGATGGCCCCATACCCGACGATCGCCGCCCGCTTTCCGGCGAGGAGCACGTTCCGGTGCTCGTCCATCCGTCCGTACCAGTGGCCCTTCCGGAGTCCTCGGTCGGCGGCCGCGAGACCCCTCGCCGCGCTGATCAGAAGCCCGACCGCCATCTCGGCCGTGGCGGCACCGTTGTGGTGCAGATTGTAGAGCTTCAGGTCCGGCCTCACCGCGATCTGCGCCATCAGAGGGTGCGGGACACCCGCCCACGGGACGATGACGGCTTGGAGCCCCGGCGTGTCCAGCTCCTCAGGGGTCGCTTGCGACGTCACCCAATAGGTCGTGGCCGGTGCGGGGGTCGGTTCGTAGGCCACGGTCGCGTGCGGCCCCAGTGCTTCGCCGATCTCGTCGACGCGGTCTTCGAACAGGCCGGATCTGAGGCTCACTCTCATGGTCGTTCGAGGAGCCTCCGAGAACCGGGCAGGCGGAATAGGACATCGGCCCTCATGACTGTGGGCCGATGTTACAGCTTTGGCGTCGCCGACCGCTTTACTCTTCGGACTTCGCCTTCTTTTTCGCGGCAGGTTTGGCCGCGGGCTTCGCCGATTTGACCGTCGTCTTTGCCGGCGCCTTGACCGGGCCCGTCCCTTCCATGACCTTGGCGTTGTCGATCAAGAACTGGACGACCTTGGCGTGCATCGCGCGGAACAGGATCTCGTTCCGGATGGCCCCGCCGTACCGCTTGGCGAACTTCGCGAGTTGCTCCTGAGGCACCTGGTTCTCCGCCGCGATCTGCATGAAATGCTGGTTCGCATCGTCGTTGCCGATCTTCATCTCTTCCTTCAGGAAGATCTTCTCGATCAGGACGGCCCGCATGACGTGCGTCTTGGCTTCGGTCTGCTGCGCCTCGACCAGCTCTTCGATCGTCATGCCCTGCTCCTTGGCGTAGTCTTCGAGGGTCTTCTTCTCGCGGGCCAGGGCGACGGCCGTCTCTTGAAGGCGCTGACCGGAGACCTGCTCCCAGGTCGTGTCCGGCACCACCACTTTGCTCGAAGCGAGGAGGCTGTCGAACAACTGTTCGATCATCATTTCCTGGGCGATCTGCTGTTTCGCCCGGAGGATGCCTTCGCGGACTTTGCTGCGCAGGTCGTCGAGGTTGTTGGCCTTGAGCGACTTGGCGAACTCGTCGTCGATCTCCGGCGCCTTCGTGCTCGAGACCGAACGCACCGTCACCGTCGTTTCGGCGCTCTTGCCGGCCCAGTCCTTCTCTTGGAACGTCGTCGGGAAGTCCAGCTTGGCGTGCTTCAGTTCCTCCGGGCCCATGCCCATCAGGGCCTCGTCCAGGCCCGGGAACGTCTGGCCGGCGATGACCATGAACGTCTTGCCGTCCCCCTCTTCACCCGCAGCTTTGATGTTGACGACGGCCATGTCGCCCGGCTGGATGCCTCGGCCGACGACCGCTTCGTTCTTGCCTTGCCGTTTCTGCAAGTCTTCGATCTGTCGCTCGACGTCTTCGTCCGTCACGGTGAG
Coding sequences:
- the hfq gene encoding RNA chaperone Hfq, yielding MGKAINLQDMFLNQVRKEGIGVTIYLMGGVQLRGQVRGFDAFTVLLDTPGKPTQLVYKHAITSVVPAKQISSGGHRAHHDEEPPRAEEE
- the miaA gene encoding tRNA (adenosine(37)-N6)-dimethylallyltransferase MiaA produces the protein MSPFLLAVMGPTGSGKSPVAEVLAEKTDALLLNADAFQVYRGLDIGTNKPNDRSRYRLIDVVGPTEGFGLGQWVRLALRILEDAYQEGRNVIVVGGTGLYVRALFEEYADMSAAPDPDLRSRLVRREQEEGLEALVEDLRRSGRAEGVDLANPVRVRRALERSLSSEEPIHVRLPGFRKKKVALEPPVPGFETALSERVGRMWDAGWPEEVEGLLASGVPETAPSFRAIGYQSVARFLRGRSTRQETVATIAQQTRRYAKRQRTWLRTEPLLTAIGTEGFDDRAVGRAVLDVLQLL
- a CDS encoding DUF1800 domain-containing protein: MTEREKTAHVLRRFGLGAGRAELARYERLGWEKTLDALLGESKTDEKFPVSPYEFVAQPKGNLEPNSGNMANWWALRLVMTRRPMTEKLAVFWHDHFAIDAEKVGEAPTMLGYLDVLRKHGKAKFRDLLHAVVKQGALLVYLDNHTSNRIHPNENFARELFELFTLGIGNYTEQDVKEAARAFTGWSVHYLGTGQSTKYDQLRERATRNKLSLYNFCDCPAIHDDGVKTVLGKTGRWTGDDVLDIAARHPATAKFVCTKLWTFFATPDPDPRAIEGLIKVWQKTDGDIAAVLRAIAQSKEFWSASCVRQMPKSPLDFTAALFRNLDLGSTLLTLRGEPFTEFTPMKKEVRDAGSNVNYLMRRQGLHLLFPPNVNGWDWGASWITAQNVVYRLQHANQLFASGGKDRPLAVKAATLAGATTATTEKEFVQGLADVLDAPLSQAMLDRLAAECTAQGGLAALKNPAGTAKVVARLAHLMFAVPEFQLC
- a CDS encoding acyl-CoA dehydrogenase family protein; translation: MITEPQLATATPEEESRFLEGVKAFVDSYVLPNTRAWEADRLPDDVFRRSAEAGLLGITVPKSFGGHGMSCSAYCEAMRLLAHGDPALCMNLAAINALCLGHLVKLTTAEQRDKYLAKAVSGELELAWGLTEPDAGSDARRVRTMATPIEGKPGCFHLNGQKMFITNGGRADLIITIARTGEKELSAFLVETDQPGFRLGERIPTIGVRASWTSQFTLADAVGWHTPCTFEEAISFLGQGRLGIAAMALGIAEKAHELAVKYSMQREQFNRRLCDMQSVQNMIADSETEIEAARLLVEKGAKLFDAGKDVTKAAAMAKLYASETSNRATNRALQIHGGRGMTFEYLVEKLWRDAKLTEIGEGCSEIQRLVIAKQVCR
- a CDS encoding PepSY domain-containing protein — translated: MYKLLRNLHKVSGLVGSLFLVTISVTGFILALKAQLPNVRPATQKGAKIERLSEAVHPSVALDAAFGVGLPLLAKLEDVDRFEYHAGKNVYKIHSVAGYHEVQVDGGSGKVLQVGRRNDQFMEDVHDLSLFHPALREVVLPVIGVVLFFLGVSGVVMYFVPVARRIKHRRSVPAVRV
- a CDS encoding NUDIX domain-containing protein gives rise to the protein MAERRHVTRVACYGIVLDAERRMLLCRLGPGEAAVGQWTLPGGGIDFGENLLAALRREIAEETGLTVEQAELWDAHDELIVRDETDYHAVRVVYRVTVAEGRPRAEEDGSTDLCGYFSPSEIGRMPHVPLVDVALDLLTRGRPAPTDGV
- a CDS encoding hydroxyacid dehydrogenase yields the protein MSLRSGLFEDRVDEIGEALGPHATVAYEPTPAPATTYWVTSQATPEELDTPGLQAVIVPWAGVPHPLMAQIAVRPDLKLYNLHHNGAATAEMAVGLLISAARGLAAADRGLRKGHWYGRMDEHRNVLLAGKRAAIVGYGAIGRRVAAALQALGMETVGIARSAGDGHVGADALDDELARSHALVLCVPLTAETDGLVDARRIRLLREPRLLVNVSRGAVVVERDLYDACRDGTLFAAGIDTWYRYPQDGDRDVAPSEFPFAELDNVVMSPHRGGDGDDTETLRTRALIALLQDVSEGVPVKPVDPRLGY
- the tig gene encoding trigger factor encodes the protein MSTTAPSTMRVTREDLNASTIKLDVVCTPEQIASGFTKASREFAKKMKVPGFRPGTAPQAVVEKLVDPEELARTAVETVVRDTLKKAMEDEGLKADNTPAVNVTKFVREPAEMEYTAKVPLPPVVEMGEYKGIEVAMPPLTVTDEDVERQIEDLQKRQGKNEAVVGRGIQPGDMAVVNIKAAGEEGDGKTFMVIAGQTFPGLDEALMGMGPEELKHAKLDFPTTFQEKDWAGKSAETTVTVRSVSSTKAPEIDDEFAKSLKANNLDDLRSKVREGILRAKQQIAQEMMIEQLFDSLLASSKVVVPDTTWEQVSGQRLQETAVALAREKKTLEDYAKEQGMTIEELVEAQQTEAKTHVMRAVLIEKIFLKEEMKIGNDDANQHFMQIAAENQVPQEQLAKFAKRYGGAIRNEILFRAMHAKVVQFLIDNAKVMEGTGPVKAPAKTTVKSAKPAAKPAAKKKAKSEE